In one window of Gemmatimonadota bacterium DNA:
- a CDS encoding glycosyltransferase family 4 protein, translating into MREAKAGPVPAPAVAPLRVLVSLHQGGGSGAVNSVLHLARGLARRGLVVRFVCPPDSGVELDARRAGLEVHPIPLATGTRLKNAGALANLLAVHPVDLVDAHGSRDREAFTWLGLSGRLPVPAIFTRRSWPRTTRLENWLAGRVARRVVALSEPVATRLAATGIPADKLRVIHSGVLLDRIDRPVVPDDVETWRQRVGWSAARPTLAVVARPKDQSVVLEALALVQTPVLLVLTGLHGEALSGPLPPIPERHLVVRLPFLTDVRPFYELVDVALHPSRWDALPQAVLEAMALGKPVIASHATGNAVIIRDGSDGVLVEPMAPAAWAAAIDALLADPARRTGLGAAARQRSREGFPLDRTLDATIALYHEVLGR; encoded by the coding sequence ATGCGTGAGGCGAAAGCTGGACCGGTGCCGGCCCCGGCGGTAGCGCCGCTCCGGGTCCTCGTCTCCCTCCACCAGGGGGGCGGCTCGGGCGCGGTGAACTCGGTGCTTCACCTGGCCCGCGGCCTGGCGCGGCGCGGACTCGTGGTGCGGTTCGTCTGCCCGCCCGACAGCGGCGTGGAGCTGGACGCCCGCCGGGCCGGGCTCGAGGTGCACCCGATCCCGCTGGCCACCGGCACCCGGCTCAAGAACGCCGGCGCGCTGGCCAACCTGCTGGCGGTCCACCCGGTAGACCTGGTGGACGCGCACGGCTCGCGCGACCGCGAGGCGTTCACCTGGCTCGGGCTGAGCGGGCGGCTCCCGGTGCCCGCCATCTTCACGCGCCGCTCCTGGCCCCGCACCACGCGGCTCGAGAACTGGCTGGCGGGCCGGGTGGCCCGCCGGGTGGTGGCGCTGAGCGAGCCGGTCGCGACCCGGCTGGCGGCCACGGGCATCCCGGCGGACAAGCTGCGGGTGATCCACAGCGGCGTGCTGCTCGACCGAATCGACCGGCCGGTGGTCCCCGACGACGTCGAGACCTGGCGCCAGCGGGTCGGCTGGTCGGCGGCGCGCCCGACGCTCGCCGTGGTGGCGCGACCCAAGGACCAGTCGGTGGTGCTCGAGGCGCTGGCCCTGGTGCAGACGCCGGTGCTGCTGGTGCTCACCGGGCTGCATGGCGAGGCGCTGAGCGGGCCGCTGCCGCCGATCCCCGAGCGCCACCTGGTGGTGCGGCTCCCCTTCCTGACCGACGTGCGGCCGTTCTACGAACTGGTCGACGTGGCGCTGCACCCGTCGCGCTGGGACGCGCTGCCGCAGGCGGTGCTCGAGGCCATGGCGCTGGGCAAGCCGGTGATCGCCTCCCACGCCACCGGCAACGCGGTGATCATCCGCGACGGGAGCGACGGGGTGCTGGTGGAGCCGATGGCCCCGGCGGCATGGGCGGCGGCCATCGACGCCCTGCTGGCCGACCCGGCGCGCCGGACGGGGCTCGGCGCCGCCGCCCGCCAGCGGTCCCGCGAGGGCTTCCCGCTCGACCGGACCCTCGACGCCACGATCGCGCTGTACCACGAGGTGCTGGGCCGGTGA
- a CDS encoding glycosyltransferase family 4 protein: MKALLLARDFPPEGGGIARALGEVARHAPAGTLTVCTGRMPASAAFDAACAAPVVRVGVPCDRLRTLPGLVRWGWRADRLARHADFLWAGNVKPAGHVARWVGGRRGLPYGLIVYGLDLQLIARQAAADPARRRRAAALLWDAAGTVAISHWTASRFTALAGELGVADAARHLRVVPPGVDAARFHPGASTAALRDRYGLVDRPWLLTVARLMPHKGIDTGLDVLQALRAAGHEVGYMVAGTGPDAERLRRKADRLGVAADVRWLGRVPEEDLPGLYGAATVYLGLSRQEGDEVEGFGLSLLEAQACAVPVVAGLEGGTEDAVTHGVTGFLVDPGTEVAAVRTVAALLADRSRTRVLGLAARARVEREFGWPRVVRELAEAAAAFRGGRGARVGR; this comes from the coding sequence GTGAAGGCCCTGCTGCTCGCGCGGGACTTCCCCCCCGAGGGGGGCGGCATCGCCCGGGCGCTGGGCGAGGTGGCGCGCCACGCGCCCGCGGGCACGCTCACCGTCTGCACCGGGCGGATGCCGGCGTCGGCGGCGTTCGATGCCGCCTGCGCGGCGCCGGTGGTGCGGGTGGGGGTGCCGTGCGACCGGCTGCGCACCCTCCCCGGGCTGGTGCGCTGGGGATGGCGGGCCGACCGGCTGGCGCGGCACGCCGACTTCCTGTGGGCCGGCAACGTGAAGCCGGCGGGCCACGTGGCGCGCTGGGTCGGGGGGCGCCGCGGCCTCCCCTACGGCCTCATCGTCTACGGACTCGACCTGCAGCTCATCGCGCGCCAGGCGGCCGCCGACCCGGCGCGCCGGCGGCGGGCCGCGGCGCTGCTGTGGGACGCCGCAGGCACCGTGGCGATCAGTCACTGGACCGCCAGCCGCTTCACCGCGCTGGCCGGGGAACTCGGCGTCGCCGATGCCGCCCGCCACCTGCGCGTGGTGCCACCGGGCGTGGATGCCGCGCGCTTCCACCCCGGCGCCAGCACGGCGGCGCTCCGCGACCGGTACGGCCTGGTCGACCGGCCCTGGCTCCTGACCGTTGCGCGGCTCATGCCGCACAAGGGCATCGACACCGGGCTCGACGTGCTGCAGGCGCTTCGGGCCGCGGGGCACGAGGTGGGATACATGGTGGCCGGCACGGGCCCCGACGCCGAGCGGCTGCGGCGGAAGGCCGACCGACTCGGCGTGGCGGCGGACGTCCGCTGGCTGGGCCGGGTGCCGGAGGAGGATCTCCCTGGCCTCTACGGCGCGGCGACGGTGTACCTGGGGCTCTCGCGGCAGGAGGGCGACGAGGTCGAGGGGTTCGGGCTGTCGCTGCTCGAGGCGCAGGCCTGCGCGGTCCCCGTGGTGGCGGGGCTCGAGGGCGGCACCGAGGACGCGGTGACCCACGGCGTCACCGGCTTCCTCGTGGACCCGGGGACCGAGGTGGCGGCGGTCCGGACCGTGGCAGCGCTGCTGGCCGATCGGTCGCGCACCCGGGTGCTCGGCCTGGCGGCCCGGGCCCGGGTGGAGCGGGAGTTCGGCTGGCCGCGGGTGGTGCGCGAACTCGCCGAGGCGGCCGCCGCGTTCAGGGGCGGGCGGGGGGCGCGAGTCGGGCGCTGA
- a CDS encoding patatin-like phospholipase family protein, which produces MAFRGPFTLVLSGGGLKGLAHIGVLRALEERGLHPGLVVGSSMGSLIAAAWASGMSIPEMTERGLAVRRKDIFQVAHVDMALKRMRAPAVYRREPLDALIDSLVGSRTFDQLPRPLLINTVELNSGMQVFWGLPGLRQARVADAVFASCALPGIFPPREIDGRWFVDGAVTENMPVQIAAAQGEGPVMAVDVGATSALRSNVQHDGFAATYIRGLEIVMQTMMESRLRHWTAPPLVLVHPRVEHVSLFAFGHNRELIEEGYRATADLLDQLGPDFDPAGHGIHPQRKVQIRVDRERCVGCSACVMHAPWVFELDEAGRAVVRQAIQSWSPLDGAYVRNCPTYAISARLAPPARP; this is translated from the coding sequence ATGGCCTTTCGCGGTCCCTTCACGCTGGTGCTGAGCGGCGGCGGCCTCAAGGGCCTGGCGCACATCGGCGTGCTCCGGGCGCTGGAGGAGCGCGGGCTGCACCCCGGCCTGGTGGTCGGGAGCAGCATGGGATCGCTGATTGCGGCCGCCTGGGCCTCCGGGATGTCGATCCCGGAGATGACCGAGCGGGGGCTCGCGGTGCGGCGGAAGGACATCTTCCAGGTGGCCCACGTGGACATGGCGCTCAAGCGCATGCGCGCGCCGGCGGTGTATCGCCGGGAGCCGCTCGACGCGCTGATCGACAGTCTCGTGGGCAGCCGCACCTTCGATCAGCTGCCCCGCCCCCTGCTCATCAACACGGTGGAGCTCAACTCCGGCATGCAGGTGTTCTGGGGCCTGCCGGGCCTGCGGCAGGCGCGGGTGGCCGACGCGGTCTTCGCCTCCTGTGCCCTGCCCGGGATCTTCCCCCCGCGCGAGATCGACGGCCGCTGGTTCGTGGACGGCGCGGTGACGGAGAACATGCCGGTGCAGATCGCCGCCGCCCAGGGGGAAGGCCCGGTGATGGCGGTGGATGTCGGCGCCACCAGCGCGCTCCGCAGCAACGTGCAGCACGACGGCTTCGCGGCCACCTACATCCGCGGGCTCGAGATCGTGATGCAGACCATGATGGAGAGCCGGCTGCGGCACTGGACCGCGCCCCCGCTGGTCCTGGTGCATCCCCGGGTGGAGCACGTGTCGCTGTTCGCCTTCGGCCACAACCGCGAGCTGATCGAGGAGGGGTACCGCGCCACCGCCGACCTGCTCGACCAGCTCGGCCCCGACTTCGACCCGGCCGGCCACGGGATCCACCCGCAGCGGAAGGTGCAGATCCGGGTGGACCGGGAGCGCTGCGTCGGGTGCAGCGCCTGCGTGATGCACGCGCCCTGGGTGTTCGAGCTGGACGAGGCGGGCCGCGCGGTGGTGCGGCAGGCGATCCAGTCGTGGTCCCCGCTCGATGGCGCCTACGTGCGCAACTGCCCGACCTACGCCATCAGCGCCCGACTCGCGCCCCCCGCCCGCCCCTGA